One Mesomycoplasma molare genomic window carries:
- the ruvX gene encoding Holliday junction resolvase RuvX translates to MNKRKLGIDLGTKTCGFAISDPFNIIATGLENFFFKENDFKSVIEKIREFTKLYNIDIFALGYPLKMSGNKSERTLMVENFKKLLEQNFDIPVILIDERETTKNAEQLMINAGLSRKKRKKHKDKLAAQLILEDYLMRL, encoded by the coding sequence ATGAATAAAAGAAAATTAGGTATAGACTTAGGAACAAAAACTTGTGGTTTTGCAATAAGTGATCCTTTTAACATAATTGCTACTGGTTTGGAAAATTTCTTTTTTAAAGAAAATGATTTTAAATCAGTAATTGAAAAAATAAGAGAATTTACTAAGTTGTATAATATTGATATTTTCGCTTTAGGATATCCATTAAAAATGAGCGGAAATAAAAGTGAAAGAACTTTAATGGTAGAGAATTTTAAAAAGTTATTAGAACAAAATTTCGATATCCCAGTTATTTTAATAGATGAAAGAGAAACAACCAAAAATGCAGAACAATTAATGATTAATGCTGGATTATCAAGAAAAAAAAGAAAAAAACATAAAGATAAATTAGCTGCTCAACTAATATTAGAAGATTACTTAATGAGGTTATAA
- a CDS encoding BC85_0335 family putative methyltransferase, with product MDTTRIALIISMFVVLIIGFAIYFILRIKAYKLRQKLILTDKKFELEEIKLSNENIEKITNTDLIVEEFEFIFNSIKINDYNKNLFIENSNNAFILAKDIFKDKEIYEADINNLESYLKKENWDFIFFNYELINGNLVRESIKQLKKGGMIILKEAKNKKIENEILEFLKTKKIKYEFKKNKNSFLLIVI from the coding sequence ATGGACACAACAAGAATTGCATTAATTATTTCTATGTTTGTTGTTTTAATCATCGGTTTTGCTATTTATTTCATCTTAAGAATAAAGGCTTATAAATTAAGACAAAAACTAATTTTAACTGACAAAAAATTTGAATTAGAAGAAATAAAACTGTCAAATGAAAATATTGAAAAAATTACTAATACTGACTTAATAGTTGAGGAATTTGAATTTATTTTTAATAGCATTAAAATAAATGATTATAATAAAAATTTATTTATAGAAAATTCAAATAATGCTTTTATTTTAGCTAAAGACATATTCAAAGATAAAGAAATTTATGAAGCAGATATAAATAATCTAGAATCTTACTTAAAAAAAGAAAACTGGGATTTTATTTTTTTCAATTACGAATTAATAAATGGGAATTTAGTCAGAGAGTCAATAAAACAATTAAAAAAGGGCGGAATGATTATTTTAAAAGAAGCTAAAAATAAAAAGATAGAAAATGAAATTTTAGAATTTTTAAAAACAAAAAAAATTAAGTATGAATTTAAGAAAAATAAAAATAGTTTTTTATTAATAGTAATTTAA
- the greA gene encoding transcription elongation factor GreA — protein MKKKNDNEILLTQERLDTFKNELQHLINVERPKVIEDIKDARNQGDLSENAEYDAAREKQGIIEARILELENIISKAKVIKEVYKGDTVSIGSKVKLRLFDAKNKENEGKILEVQIVGSLDSDPMASKISNLSPLASAILNQSIGEKIEVEAPEKYSVEILEIAK, from the coding sequence ATGAAAAAGAAAAATGATAATGAAATTCTACTAACTCAAGAACGTTTAGATACTTTTAAAAATGAGCTACAACATTTGATTAATGTAGAGCGTCCAAAAGTAATTGAAGATATTAAAGATGCTAGAAATCAAGGAGATTTATCAGAAAACGCTGAATACGATGCTGCTAGAGAGAAACAAGGTATAATAGAAGCTAGAATATTAGAATTAGAAAATATTATTTCTAAAGCTAAAGTTATAAAAGAAGTATATAAAGGTGATACTGTATCAATTGGATCAAAAGTAAAACTAAGATTATTTGATGCAAAAAATAAAGAAAATGAAGGAAAAATATTAGAAGTACAAATTGTTGGTTCATTAGACTCAGATCCGATGGCATCTAAAATTTCCAATTTATCACCTTTAGCTAGTGCAATATTAAATCAATCAATTGGTGAAAAAATAGAAGTGGAAGCTCCTGAAAAATACTCTGTTGAGATTTTAGAAATAGCAAAATAA
- a CDS encoding DUF31 family putative serine protease, translating to MKENKKKNILFKTVLATMTIVPLSSIGVATYFLLKNEINDTSDLIISDLNIKKNSISDFISVQADVENASDILPSEALKKENEKYFRSYLRYSLKPDASINDILEEYDVEINKIENSEDDFNGTLKIKMQATSKVNKDIKEERIFIVSGFKSTKVGDIRFKNRLNKVLNNFQFIQKQEVNSINYSEFNQNTFFNFFDLDADDSNEERVFNKVENEYFLKENMNYKANIELLKETYNNHNKTIDVIVSFSHSAFKNFSYGKVFTLENINLNLNQEENTNYNNSIFNNNINPYNLKFEKEVYNIFPSSFSEKSDVIIKDFSNINPNISIKLIKESINDQNGNIDFLVTDKITNFSKVFNFKLFNFDKISNDIFNITQINKNYINNSYNIISKKDLAVYTLNSSDKTLRYKTIGEEIEKYFNSQEFKNRFLPFKIDAEIFKYSLTKNFKIENNKLNFVLKNWNGDENNLFIPFQTPASDEKNISLDFEENPKIKSKEDVLQDIKNRTISIHYIVNENENTSRIISGTAWVFDRVKNTNTYYLATNIHVVSELTKNMDKISSFSYSFNTKYTKLPHLNSPITTEGVTYNQVFKRLDRRINHSFAEKSINKSRFITKESEEFWKNLEVINLGVDTPNKGEYSDFALIKVTFPKDKIIKNIFNQQYVDQYIPDQAKYYNDNKLNFFISDKIEFPQNTSDNNNLLPLPMELNYAGYLGGNEYVEVSQSPYLKYENLIQKEQTINNQNYKYNKSIINLPGVNSGHGMSGSLVLNQFGQVVGIFWGGFFDKETANGLSSGTGIIDTLSIKKGSEKTILRKWLDKTKNIITDLDEYEGKIKY from the coding sequence ATGAAAGAAAATAAGAAAAAAAATATTTTATTTAAAACAGTTTTAGCAACAATGACTATAGTACCTCTTAGTTCAATTGGTGTTGCTACTTATTTTTTACTTAAAAATGAAATTAACGATACTTCCGATCTCATAATTTCCGATCTAAATATTAAAAAGAATTCAATAAGTGACTTTATTTCTGTTCAAGCGGATGTAGAAAATGCTTCAGATATTCTTCCTAGTGAAGCTCTTAAAAAAGAAAATGAAAAATATTTTAGAAGTTATTTAAGATATAGTTTAAAACCAGATGCAAGCATTAACGATATTTTAGAAGAATATGACGTTGAAATAAATAAGATCGAAAATAGTGAAGATGATTTTAATGGAACATTAAAAATAAAAATGCAAGCTACTTCTAAAGTGAATAAAGACATTAAAGAAGAAAGAATTTTTATCGTTTCAGGTTTTAAATCAACAAAAGTTGGTGATATAAGGTTTAAAAACAGACTAAATAAAGTGCTTAATAATTTTCAATTTATCCAAAAACAAGAAGTAAATAGCATTAATTATAGCGAATTTAACCAAAATACTTTTTTTAACTTTTTTGATTTAGATGCGGATGATTCAAATGAAGAAAGAGTATTTAATAAAGTTGAAAATGAATACTTTTTAAAAGAAAATATGAATTATAAAGCAAATATAGAGCTTTTAAAAGAAACATACAATAATCATAATAAAACTATTGATGTAATTGTTAGTTTCTCCCACTCTGCTTTTAAAAATTTCTCTTATGGAAAAGTCTTTACTTTAGAAAACATCAATTTAAACTTAAACCAAGAAGAAAATACTAATTACAACAATTCTATTTTCAATAACAACATTAATCCTTATAATCTAAAATTTGAAAAAGAAGTATATAATATTTTCCCTTCATCCTTTAGTGAAAAATCAGATGTTATTATAAAAGATTTTTCTAATATAAATCCTAATATTTCAATTAAATTAATAAAAGAAAGTATTAATGATCAAAATGGGAATATAGACTTTCTAGTTACGGATAAAATTACCAATTTTAGTAAAGTTTTCAATTTTAAACTATTTAATTTTGATAAAATTAGTAACGACATTTTCAATATTACTCAAATCAATAAAAACTATATAAATAATTCTTATAATATAATTTCAAAAAAAGACTTAGCTGTTTATACTTTAAACTCCAGTGATAAAACTCTTAGATACAAAACTATTGGAGAAGAAATAGAAAAATACTTTAATAGCCAAGAATTTAAAAATAGATTTTTACCTTTTAAAATAGACGCTGAAATATTTAAATATTCTCTAACTAAAAATTTTAAAATTGAAAACAATAAATTAAATTTTGTTTTAAAAAATTGAAATGGAGATGAAAATAATTTATTTATTCCATTTCAAACACCAGCATCTGATGAGAAAAATATTTCTTTAGATTTTGAGGAAAATCCTAAAATAAAAAGTAAGGAAGATGTATTACAAGATATAAAAAATAGAACTATTTCCATTCATTATATAGTTAATGAAAACGAAAATACTTCTAGAATAATAAGCGGTACTGCTTGAGTTTTTGATAGAGTAAAAAACACTAATACTTATTATTTAGCAACAAACATCCATGTCGTTTCAGAACTTACTAAAAACATGGATAAAATTTCATCTTTTTCTTATAGTTTTAATACAAAATACACAAAATTACCACATTTAAATAGTCCAATAACAACAGAAGGGGTAACTTATAACCAAGTCTTTAAGAGATTAGATAGAAGAATTAATCACTCATTTGCAGAAAAAAGTATTAATAAATCTAGATTTATAACTAAAGAATCTGAAGAATTTTGAAAAAATTTAGAAGTGATTAATTTAGGCGTTGATACTCCTAATAAAGGAGAATATAGTGATTTTGCTTTAATAAAAGTAACTTTCCCTAAAGATAAAATTATTAAAAATATTTTTAATCAACAATATGTAGATCAATATATTCCAGATCAAGCAAAATATTATAACGATAATAAATTGAACTTTTTTATAAGTGATAAAATAGAATTTCCACAAAACACCAGTGATAATAATAATTTATTACCTTTACCTATGGAATTAAATTATGCAGGATATTTAGGCGGAAATGAGTATGTAGAAGTTTCACAGTCACCTTATTTAAAATATGAAAATTTAATTCAAAAAGAACAAACAATTAATAATCAAAATTATAAATATAATAAAAGCATTATTAATCTACCTGGTGTTAACAGTGGGCATGGGATGTCTGGCTCTTTAGTTTTAAATCAATTTGGACAAGTTGTAGGAATATTTTGGGGGGGATTCTTTGACAAAGAAACCGCAAATGGCCTCTCTAGTGGAACGGGAATAATAGATACTTTATCAATTAAAAAAGGAAGTGAAAAAACTATTCTAAGAAAATGATTAGATAAAACTAAAAATATAATAACTGATTTAGATGAATATGAAGGGAAAATTAAATATTAA
- a CDS encoding RluA family pseudouridine synthase, whose protein sequence is MDLENIKLIVEYKERIDKYISDNSEISRNDAKDLILNKKVFVNDEIQVLKPNFFVYEGQTISIKEIPQKEINIKPQKMDLNIVYEDNDLIVIDKPSGIVVHPAPGNLENTLVNGLLYHFKNNLSNINGQMRPGILHRIDKDTSGLLIIAKNNKAHSFLSEQLKEHKIKRKYKAIVEGFIPNEITHIDLPIGRDPMHRQKMAVIKQNSKNAITHVFLEKLFTINSKNFSLVRCELETGRTHQIRVHMAYIKNPVYGDPLYGKKVDEFNQRLHAYEIEFLHPNGKIMKFNSALPKEFEIGN, encoded by the coding sequence ATGGATTTAGAAAATATTAAATTAATAGTAGAATACAAAGAAAGAATTGATAAATATATAAGTGATAATAGTGAAATTTCCAGAAATGATGCCAAGGATTTAATATTAAATAAAAAAGTTTTTGTCAATGATGAAATACAAGTTTTAAAGCCTAATTTTTTTGTTTATGAAGGTCAAACTATTTCCATTAAAGAAATTCCTCAAAAAGAAATTAATATAAAACCTCAAAAAATGGATTTAAATATTGTTTATGAAGACAATGATTTAATAGTAATAGATAAACCTAGTGGTATAGTTGTTCATCCTGCTCCTGGAAATCTAGAAAATACACTTGTTAATGGATTACTTTATCATTTTAAAAATAATTTATCAAATATAAACGGACAAATGAGACCTGGAATACTTCATAGAATAGATAAAGATACATCCGGCTTATTAATTATTGCCAAAAATAATAAAGCCCACTCCTTTCTTTCAGAACAATTAAAAGAACATAAAATAAAAAGAAAGTATAAAGCAATAGTTGAAGGTTTTATTCCCAATGAAATTACGCATATCGATTTACCAATCGGAAGAGATCCTATGCATAGACAAAAAATGGCTGTTATTAAACAAAATTCTAAAAACGCAATTACTCATGTTTTTTTAGAAAAATTATTTACAATCAATTCAAAAAATTTTTCACTTGTACGTTGCGAGCTAGAAACAGGTAGAACACATCAAATAAGAGTTCATATGGCATATATTAAAAACCCTGTTTATGGAGATCCTCTATATGGAAAAAAGGTAGACGAATTTAATCAAAGATTACATGCCTATGAAATTGAATTTTTACATCCTAATGGTAAAATAATGAAATTTAATTCTGCTTTGCCTAAAGAATTTGAAATTGGCAATTAA